CCTTGTAGAAGCGGTGCTCAAGAAGGACCCTAATGTTGGGCTCATCCTCATTGGGGTCCTACAGACAGAGAGCCAGGAAAGGGCCACCAGTGAGCTGGTTTCAactcctttcctttattctagCCCCTCTACTTATTTCCTCCAGGCACTGCTTATAGGAGTCTGAGTTCCCATTAGCCATAGAAAGACTGTCAGTCAGGGGCAGATCACAGACCACCCACTCCATTTCCTGGCAGCCCTGTCAGCCACTTGCCATCTGGGTCTGCCCTGTGAGCAGGAATGATCTACTGTCCCTTTGCTGGCTGGGTGCAGACCAAAGCGACGTGGTGTGGAGCCCTTTGGGACTCTCCCAGGGAATGGCAGAGCCATGAAAAAGGATGACTCGGGTCTTCAACACCATTACCTGTCACACAGGCCCTGGACCACCTGGGGGGTTTTCATGAGGAAAACCACACACCAATCTCCTTTAAATCACTGAGTTTTTGGATTGTGTGTGGCCACAGCCTTACTGATTTCCCAGGGTCTTCTGATGTGGAGTCTTTATTAGGAAATCAGTGAGGCTGTGGCCACACACACATTGTGGGTCACTGCAGGGCATACAATGACAGCCAAGCCGAGGAACACAATTGGCCTGCAGTGGACACCTAGGGATTTTGGACTCTGGGATTCATTACCTCCTTCTGTTCTCCTGTCAGGAAACTCCTTCTCATCATCTAGAGaggaggatgtggctcaaagagGTACTGCCCCACTCACTTACTTCAGTGGGACACCTGACCAGAGCTGGCACACTGTGGTGCTTGTTTCAGGCATGGCCATGTGGCAGAGGTCAGGAGGTCAGAGGTCAGGAGGGCCCAGGACTGACTTCTGCCCTAACCACTGACAAAGGGGAGCTTCAGACTGGGGCtgtctcagtggtcgagcacttgcctaacTGGCAGGAGGCCCCAGTTCCatcccagaaccaccaaaaaaaaaaaaaaagaaaagaaaaaggaaaggaagctcTCCTCTGCTGCAAAGCCCAGCTGCTGTTGCTGGGCTCGTGTCTGCATCACCTGTCTGCGGACTACTGAGGAGGGGTCAAACATGGAAAGCAGAACAAAAGAGGGCAGGATTCCTGAGGATCTGTTGGTTAACAAGAAAATACTTTCCTTCTCCTTTAAGCTACGTAAGGTCAGGTTTCTGTTCCTTGCAACCAAGAGGGGAAAAGCCTGCACTTGGGATAAGGGCCCATCCCTCACTCTGCATTTCTAGATGCCTTTATATCTCAGCCCCTCAGAGCCCAAAAAGACGCACCAGGGAGGAACTGGAGGCCACCCTGGTGCTCCTGTCCCCACTGCTACAGCCCTGGCGCTAGGCTCCCCCTGTGGCACAGCCAGCCAACACCCACCTTCAGCTCCTGGAGCTTCAGCCGCAGGTGGATGAGCCTCACCACTGCATCCTTCTGCTTCTCTGACTGCTCAGGCAGCTCCAGGATCACCTGCTTGCATTCCTCAATTGCCTGCTGTAGTTGCTGAACATCGGAGGCCAGGAACAGACCCTGCCAGGTTGGGAAGCAGTCAGATGGCCACTCCTTGGACTCTCCCTTGGAGGCCAGACTGGTCCTCATGGACAGTTAGGCACAGAGCAGACCTCAAGCCCTTCCCCCAGATGAGGACTTGTTCAAAGCTCAGGAGAATTAGCAGCACAGTCAGAATCCATCCTGCACTGCCTGTCCCCAACTGGACTAGTCTACCCACAGACTTCTGAAGACCCAGTAATTCAGGATGCTTTCCAAAATACAACTTCTAAGGGCTGGGATGGACTCTCAGTGGTACAGGGCTTGTTTGACATGCTGGAAGCTGATGTAGTCCCCAGCCCAACCCCCACTCCTCCACACACAAGCACACTAACTtcctttttttcagaaatttgactagggtttgtttgttttgttttgttttgttttgttgactctactatttcacttactatttatttgtttgtttgtactgtaggttgaatccaggggcacttaaccactgacctacatccccagtgctggtttgttgttggtggtggtgatattttttttttttgagacagggtcccactaagttgctgagaaaatcggccttaaacttgcaattctcctgcctcagcctcccaagtcactgggattacaagtacgCACCACTGTGGCTGACTGTTACACTGACTTCAAAAGAACTTCCCCTTAGAGGCAAGCTGGGGGAATGATACTTGCTGTCATAAAGGATAGGAAATGGTCACTTGGCTCAATTGCCAAGCCCAGACAAAGGCCAATAAAGGAGCCTGGAGGTGTCCACCACCACCAGACTAGCAGGGATTTGCTAAGCCCCAGACCCAGAACAGACCACAGGGAGGCAGCTCCTGGAGCTGAGCAGGTTGGGCTGACACTCAGGAACCTTCCTCATCCACCGGTGTGCTAGGCTCTAAGAGACCCAGGCAAAGAGAAGACGCACCCTTCCCTTCTCCTTGGAAAGTCTGTGGCCAAAAGGAAGTATTCAAAATGTtacaataaagataaaaacatgtaTCTGCATGGGCAACGTTTTAAGGCcacatacaaaatgaaaaatgaattagaatCGGGTGACTTCTGGCTAAATCTTTTTAAGTTACATTCCGATTTTACTGTGTTTCTCTCAAATAAAAGTTGGAGATAGTTTGCATAAAACTAAAGGCTTTCTAACTTTTCAAATAATTCCAGGTCTTCCACATTCACTTTTCATTCAAAGTAACCCTTTTGTAGAACTTCATGTAGAACAAGCAAGAGTGGCCCTTCAGTGCTGGGCAgctggggaggcagggaaggcCTCCTGCTTTCCTTATCCACCCTCACTCTACTGCAGATCTACAAGACCCTTGAAGACCCCAAAGGGAACCAATCCTCACACTGGCTCCCCAAGAATGTGGAGCAGGAGCCTAGAGGAGGGCAGAAGCCCCAGGTCCTCAAGCTCCAAACCCAGGCTTTCTCCATCTGCTCTCAAACAGGCTCAGATTCGAGCTCCAGGGGACTTGGCTGAGGAGGGGACTATCAACACCTGAAAATGGTGGTTCCCTGGGGAGGGAAGACTGCACACGTCAAACCTCATGGtccagcccctctcccctcccagacCCAAACCTCACCACAGGGCGGGAGAAGTGGTCCTCAGACAGGCCAAGATCCATCACGCACTCAGAGCAGTGGAACCCAGGCTCCACAGGGGGCAGCTCAGGCAGAGTCtctggaggaagagaggaggggcaTGGAGGATGGTAGGAAAGAAAACTCAGCCTGCTCTCTCTCGTGCTCCTCATCCCCCAGGAAGGAAGCTGGGGCCACTGGAGCTGGGAAGTGGGACCCAGGTAGACACAAGAAGGAGGCCCTGGGGAGCTGggcctgctcagctctgcacgtCCATTTGGTTTAATTCAAAAAGATgaggtggaggggctgggattgtggctcagtggtagtgcgctcgtatagaatgtgcaagggcctgggttcaatcctcagcaccacataaatgtgaaatcaagatattatgtccacctaaaaccgaaaaataaatattaaaaaaaatgatgaggtgGAATGGTATTCAATGGTGCTAAAAGAGGCCCACAAGATAGCTTTATAGAAACATCTCAGTTTCTACAGCAGATACCTCATGTATAACTACATGGACTCTGCACTGATTCTACACAACCAAAAAAGCAactgaatttctaaaaaaaaggAAGTGTGTTGTGTGGTGTAGCCACTGAACAGTTATAACATAAAATCCATACTCTGATGAGTACTGCAGGCCACATCTGCAGTTCCTGGATTCATACCCTCCTGACCCCTAGGTGAGCAGGGGCCTCTGCACAGGATGCTTCACCTGCTAACTTCCCCCACCAGTCTTGGCTCTGAGTTTGTTTCACAAGTGTCCTCTGAGCGTGgactatgtgccaggccctgggattCAGCAGTGGCACACCAGACACAAATCCCTGCCCTCAAAATCTCCTGCTGGCAAGAAGGCAGAAGCAATCCACAGAGCAGGTAGAAAGTGACTGTGCCCTTGGGAACCAACTCTGGGAGAAAGCCAGCATGCTGGAGAGGGCAGTGGGAGGAAAGGTAGTGGGCTGGGAGAAGAGTCAGGGGGCCCACAGAGTCCCCTAGCACCTACCTTCAGAAGAAATGTCCAGGGCCTCCTCACTAGGTCCCTGCTCATGCTGCCTTGGCCCCAGCTCCTTGTTGAAGGGGTTGAGGTGGGCCTGCCGGAACCAGTCCAGCTTCTCATCATATTCCATAGCATTCCACCTGGCAGGGCAAGATGAGGACCCAGGTTCCAGCCTCACCATGGAGCATTCCCATTCCTGAAAACCCCTACCTCTTTCAGGAAGCATCCCCACACTACAGCCTCCATCCTCAGACTCTCCCTCTACCACCTGAAGACCCCCTCCAGGCCCCTTGGCAGGCTCCCCTGGGGAAGTCCACAGTGACCGGCCCTTCTGATGTCCGTCATGTATATGACTTATCCAAGGGTGCCCAGCCAGATGCTCTGGAACCCAAGGTCTTCCCTCCCAGCTCAGGGTTTTTTTTACCCCAGACACTATTGGGCTCCAGCGCTAGAGTCCCCCATACATCTAAACTGGCCTCACTCGGCCAAGTCCTGCCATGCCCTTGCTGTTGGCCAACTTCCCTGAGACACGTCTCCTACAACTGGGATCCTCCATCCCAACCTAAGGTGCTCCTTTCCCACCACAACTCCTGGAACTGCAGCCAGTGCGGGGCCCACCCTGCTTTTCTGTCTGCTGTGTGACTGGCAGGGTCCACCTTCCCCCTGCTCCAGGAATGCCTCCAGGTTCTAGACTCTGCTGGCACCTCTCAGGACTGGGTTCCAGTCCTGCTGAGAGCCACATGACCCGGGACATTCTCACAGCTCTGTGCCTTCTCCTCCAACGTAACAAGAAGGAAGCGCCTAGTCAAGGATCAGTAACTATTCTTTCCCGTCACAGGACTCAACAAACTAAGGACACACAGGGCTAAGGACTCAAGGCAGGAAGAAAGGGCTTTGTCTGGGCAGGAACACAGGCAGCCAAATATGGCTCTCACTTAATTAGCTGGGTCACACTCCTCAAcctctctggccctgttccctccACGGCCTCCCTCTACCTCCATTCCATCATCCACAAGTCAGCCACTTTCCAGGTGAAATTGGTTCACAGAAGTTGAGCACAAAATAAGCTCTTGGTAAGATTTACTCTGATAGgcagggtacagtggcacacacagcttagaaggctgagacaagaggatcacaagttcaaggccagcctcagctacttagcaaggccttaagcaatttagagagatcctgtctcaaaatagaaaacaaaaagggctggggatgtggctcagtggtaaagcaaccctggttTAAATCCAttgtataaagaaagaaaaaaaaaaacaaaaacagaaaagatttaCTATCATATGAAGTCAAAAGATAATTTTTCAAAGCTGTGCAGTAAGTCCAGGAGTCCTGGTTATGCTTCTTCCATACCTGTTATGCAAGACAATCCTGTGACTCATCCTCTGCTCCCTCACccaaaagaaatggaagagaacTGAGTCCAGAGGGAAAGGCCCTGCCCTGGGTCCCAGTGTCACCTCACTGGCAACTAAatagccccaccccagccccatgctGTCCTTACACTGGAGTCAGGAGCTCCACACCACCTGTGGATCCTGTCCTGCTTGTTATGCCTCTGACATGGAGCATGGGTTGTGCCGCCAGAGTTCTAGTCTGGCAAGAGCCAGCACCTGTTGACAGGCAATTCCTGGGTCAAAACCAGAAGGTACACAAGAGGATGAAGGTGCTGTGGCTCAAGCATGGCCTCTCACTATCAGCTGATGACTATGGGTGGCTCACACTGGGCACCAGAGTCAGAGGCAGCCATCTGATACCCACCTCCCAAGTGCCCAGAGAATAGCAGGAGAGATTATGCACTCCCAATATTCACTGATGCCTTCATCTTGAGTAGGGAGTCCTTGTTTTTTGGCTTGTCACATGATTTCCCAGTCTCTCCTGCAGCTAGATATGGTAATTTGACTATGTTCTGACCAAtaggaaatgaacaaaaagatcACACAAGACTTCTGGGAATTGTTCTTAAAGGGAGGGCTGCCCCTCTGcagtccttccttcctcccttttgctGTCTGGGGTGAAGATGTACTGAGTAGAGCTGGAGCAACTACCTTGGGCAGGGATATAGAAGTCATAATGCAGATGGCCAAATGACAAGATTGCAGGAGACGCCATCTGAGCCCTGGGCACTCACTGCAAAGTTTCTTTCAAGTGAGACAGAAACAAACTTCCATTCACACCACAGTTATTGGGGATAGAGTTCTGTCTTTTGCAGCCCAAACAAAACCTGATTCTTCACCCTAGTTGCCTCTTGGTGTTAAGATGAGCAAGCCCAATTTAAACCTCAGTTCCGCCAGTTCCCCACTACATGACTTGGGTAAAAGCCTACACATTTCTCTACTTCCAACTTCTCATCTCTGAGAAGATATGATAGTACCATATGGGCCTATTGTAAATATTGGTTAATACAAAGTTCTGAAAGTGCTGGCCAGCACATAGTAAGCCCATGATAAGTACCAGCTACAACTTGTTATTATCATTGTTACCATTATTGTTGAGATGACAACTCTGATTTAAAGTCTAGCTTTCCTAGTGATGAGCTACAGGACCACATTGTCTACAGTCAGGGAGAACACTGCCTCCTTAAGTGGATGAGAGGTTAAATGTTTGTATAGATATGAAAGTCAGCAGCCCAGAGTTGCTGCTGAGAAAACTATCACTGTTATCACATGATAATGAGCCCAATAGAAAGGAATTGGAGTAGAGGGCTTGGAAGCCACCCCCAGGAGCTCTCCCTGCAAACCTTAGCCTGAGACTCAATATCTTTACGCTTCCCAGCAACTGTCTTGGGGCTGCAATCTCCAGAGGAAACAGCATCTTTTATTCAACTCCTGAGTGGCATTGACACCCCCCAGGCCTGGCACCAAGGCAGTGGATGGATGAAGCAGTGGTGTCATTTGACATCTCAGTGCTAGTTTCTCTCCTGACTGGTTAGGGAATCATGTTTCCCTGTCTGCTGAGGGCAGATAGATGATGTCCCAGCACATGGCTGCAAGAGTACAGCTGCTGACTTTAGTAGAGAGCCAGCAAACCATTCCCTTCAAAGTCACCCCACAGAGCTCTGTACCCATTATTCTGGCTTGGACTTAGAAAGGAACAGgcaagaaaggggagagaggaaagaacccCACTCTCTATTCTCTGCCCTCTAGAGATCTCCCCTCTTGTAGTGGAGGTGATTGCCAACATAACAATCAAAAAACGTCAGAGTGTAGCCAGAGCAGCCCGCCCCAGGGGCAGAGGGACACTGAGCTGAAGCTGAGGATATCTTCAGGATCCATGCATCAGTCCCCCCATGTCCTGCCCACCTGGCTACCATTCCAGCCGTCATCTGGAGGTCCTGAGAGTTCACCCTGGAGGGAGACAAAGTGCGCTTCATCTGTACCTTAAACAAGGCCTGCCAGGACCCAGGTGTGCCCAGGGACAGGGTTACCATTCCTTTAAGGACGACCCACC
This window of the Ictidomys tridecemlineatus isolate mIctTri1 unplaced genomic scaffold, mIctTri1.hap1 Scaffold_58, whole genome shotgun sequence genome carries:
- the LOC144374097 gene encoding differentially expressed in FDCP 8 homolog — translated: MTAGMVARWNAMEYDEKLDWFRQAHLNPFNKELGPRQHEQGPSEEALDISSEETLPELPPVEPGFHCSECVMDLGLSEDHFSRPVGLFLASDVQQLQQAIEECKQVILELPEQSEKQKDAVVRLIHLRLKLQELKDPNEDEPNIRVLLEHRFYKEKSKSVKQTCDKCNTIIWRLIQTWYTCTALLPQLCPVPENAATCSLRLS